One part of the Bacteroidia bacterium genome encodes these proteins:
- a CDS encoding NAD(P)-dependent oxidoreductase, with protein sequence MKVLIIDPYHESLLEELDKLPVSYTYEPALSRAEILKRLPEAEILIMNSRINIDKEAADAAPKLKLLIRGAVGMDHIDMEYLASKGVRAQNCPGVNADSVGEQSVAMLLALRHHLHRANQQVKNFIWSREENRGHEMGKKTLGIIGYGNTGKATARKISGFGARVIAYDKYLQNYGDEYAEAVGMEEIFREADALSLHIPLTKETHHLANTDFFNSFSKPIYFLNLARGPITNLEDLMKAIDSEKVIAAAIDVLPNENFKKLSEEEKDLYSRLFAYENIIFSPHIGGWSVESRRNTVDRIIGHVKEVL encoded by the coding sequence ATGAAGGTCCTCATCATCGATCCCTACCATGAATCCTTGCTGGAAGAGCTGGATAAACTTCCTGTGAGCTATACTTATGAGCCGGCTCTGAGTCGGGCAGAGATACTCAAACGATTGCCTGAAGCCGAGATTCTCATCATGAATAGTCGGATTAACATTGATAAAGAAGCCGCAGATGCTGCTCCCAAATTGAAGCTATTGATCCGAGGAGCAGTTGGTATGGACCACATCGATATGGAATACCTGGCAAGCAAAGGAGTGCGCGCGCAAAATTGTCCGGGAGTAAATGCGGATTCTGTGGGAGAACAAAGTGTAGCTATGCTGCTGGCGCTTCGTCATCATTTACACAGAGCCAATCAACAGGTGAAAAATTTCATCTGGAGCCGGGAGGAAAATCGAGGGCATGAAATGGGAAAAAAGACCCTGGGGATTATCGGATATGGAAATACCGGCAAAGCGACTGCAAGAAAAATCAGTGGATTCGGTGCCAGGGTGATTGCCTATGATAAATACTTGCAGAATTATGGGGATGAATATGCAGAGGCTGTTGGGATGGAGGAAATTTTTCGGGAAGCAGATGCCCTGAGTTTGCACATTCCCCTGACAAAAGAAACGCATCATTTAGCCAATACCGATTTTTTCAATTCTTTTTCCAAGCCCATCTACTTCCTAAATCTGGCAAGAGGTCCGATCACGAATTTGGAAGATTTGATGAAAGCGATTGATTCGGAGAAAGTGATTGCCGCTGCCATTGATGTCCTTCCCAATGAGAATTTCAAGAAGTTGAGTGAGGAAGAGAAAGATTTGTACAGCCGCCTATTCGCCTACGAAAACATCATCTTTTCTCCCCATATCGGAGGTTGGTCGGTGGAGTCGAGAAGGAATACGGTGGATCGAATTATTGGGCATGTGAAGGAAGTTCTCTGA
- a CDS encoding metal-dependent hydrolase yields the protein MDSLTQIVLGAAVGEAVLGKEVGNRAALWGAICGTIPDLDVIGGAFTGELAALVNHRAASHSILFSVLAAPVIGWLLNRYYRGKWGDQKSWTWLAFWAFFTHPLLDSFTTWGTQLFYPFSDYRVAFNNIFVIDPLYTLPFLICLILALRLPRTARWRYLWNWIGIGISSFYLILTLTNKLVVHEVFSNALHQQGVGGYGFSTYPTPFNSLLWYAVKEDSYGRNIYTGTYSILGDPTAIEFRKIPKNSHLIKSDSSNYVIDRLLWTSKGQFAITEEDSSLVWNDLRFGMMDGWEEDKEAVYTFSYRLLEKEDEFVEIEQLESTRNVSGKSQSELMGDYLGDVWRRIWE from the coding sequence ATGGATTCACTAACACAGATCGTACTTGGGGCAGCCGTTGGAGAAGCTGTTTTAGGCAAAGAAGTCGGCAATCGCGCAGCTCTTTGGGGAGCTATTTGTGGGACAATTCCCGACCTTGATGTAATCGGGGGTGCTTTCACCGGAGAACTGGCAGCTTTAGTTAATCACCGTGCAGCCTCACATTCTATTTTATTTTCCGTTCTGGCAGCTCCAGTAATAGGTTGGTTGTTGAATCGATATTATCGAGGGAAATGGGGTGATCAGAAATCCTGGACCTGGCTGGCCTTCTGGGCCTTCTTTACCCATCCACTTCTGGACTCATTTACGACCTGGGGTACCCAACTCTTTTATCCTTTTTCTGATTATCGGGTCGCTTTCAATAATATATTTGTAATCGATCCCCTTTACACCCTCCCCTTTCTTATCTGTCTCATTCTGGCTCTCCGACTTCCCCGAACAGCTCGATGGAGATACCTCTGGAACTGGATTGGTATAGGAATCAGCAGTTTTTACCTCATTCTCACCCTGACCAATAAGTTGGTCGTCCATGAGGTTTTTTCTAATGCCCTGCATCAGCAAGGGGTTGGGGGCTACGGTTTTTCCACTTATCCCACTCCTTTCAATAGCCTGCTTTGGTATGCGGTGAAAGAGGATAGTTATGGACGAAATATTTATACAGGAACCTACTCCATTTTAGGCGATCCAACTGCTATAGAATTTCGAAAAATTCCCAAGAATAGTCATCTGATAAAGTCTGACAGCAGCAATTATGTCATCGATCGATTACTTTGGACGTCGAAAGGTCAATTTGCCATAACGGAAGAAGATAGTAGTCTTGTCTGGAATGATTTGAGATTTGGAATGATGGATGGATGGGAAGAAGATAAGGAAGCGGTATATACCTTTAGCTATAGGCTTCTGGAAAAAGAGGATGAGTTTGTGGAGATTGAGCAGCTGGAATCTACCAGAAATGTTTCGGGTAAATCTCAATCTGAATTGATGGGAGACTATTTGGGAGATGTTTGGCGAAGGATTTGGGAGTAA
- a CDS encoding PKD domain-containing protein has protein sequence MLKHTHIYLLCVFLLGTFFPLQAQVDFTASVSQGCSPQVIVFTPNAPGATSYEWDLGNGTNSNAVSPGVTYINPGFYTVRMRAIYPGGGTREITKSNYIEIFDNPIADFTASPIQICEGESVQFTDQTQPGSNPITSWLWDFGDGDTGSVQNVNHIYTSPGTFSVSLIATDVRGCEGTEQKQALIIVNPRPDASFIADNALGCAAPFPVNFFSTGSGSAFTHSWDLGNGQTSNQVNPSTTYNGNGSFDVTHIVSSPLGCSDTVVKAGLINVGNVQVNIQVSDSVACVGQAVDFFCGGGFGSVVNWDFGVPGGSSTDCNAVFTYRTPGLYTVNVTILDPSGCSFQSSQQIRVSTPPTPDFSVSDTLLCEAPHITSFTNSSSSALSYLWEFGDGTTSTDPNPTHTYPTLPISSPTGQPYLYDVKLTAYNADGCPATIIRPNRIVTGQTQAAFAAIPPEGCAPLSVSFLEVSPTPSRVNSWFWDFGDGTTSTDSMPSHVYPDTGVYTITLIIDTEHGCRDTLRRSRGVQVGEKPIADFVANNFQLCASESVEFTNLSIGADSAFWIFGDGQNSRIYEPTHVFRDTGLMDVTLIAFHNGCPDTLTRPQYIDILSPVAAFRTSPSGCSIPYVPLIANESIDAHRYLWDMGDGTTYTDTVPVHTYTQEGSYQIKLYAFNDSTGCVDSVSLPLNIETIDPQLRFTSQGGCNPVILQLEDSTSNSIGRIWYFGDGDSSFLRNPIHVYTDPGVYNLTLITFNSAGCNEQLSIPVPVSEPVVDFQVLPDVRGCAPYTVQFDNLTTSVSNVTNWQWTFGPAGATSTDENPIFTYTNPGTYTVSLIASDTLGCTDTLTRRNYISVFQAIANFNADEPINCVNNPITFFNTSIGNGLSYLWDFGDGTTSTVTNPIHSYTANGVYDVSLTVTDFNGCDSTLFLPGYIIIADPLISITADTTAAACPPLLVNFTANALSPHSFTAWNWDFGDGASSTGINPSHLYLESGDFDVSLMGTTTAGCVANVVEPDFIQIGGPQVDFSFTPGTACPGEPISFTTQNVVNVSRFIWDFQNGTLDSGANVIYAYPDSGIYYPILIAEDNAGCQVLIQSPDSILIYPKPTADFLISAGQLCGGDTLTFTDQSTSDNQIVLWEWDFGFTTSNLQNPTVIFSNPGSYDIQLIVTNQSGCRDTMIQPAGVIVEPNIDPTAPEIRFVSVLSDSEIEIEYDPFPNTFDDFQSYILYREDAGGNYIPIQTINNLQTTRFVDRSLNTRNTSYCYKLQVANECGKVSDLTTANEHCSILLETQGALGQVNLNWSDYVGWREVERYRLYKVQNYGLSNIQLIAELPGTVTTYEDTDVFCEEEETYRVEAFKANDILISWSNIQSEMPLHEAPTLPMDLCLATVFEDTFVQIQWSPLPDIPYARELIIEKDAGNGYTAVYRQPATDPVLSWTDESVKVHDQSYRYRAYVTDSCGEQTPIGRIARSIYLEANRQVGNVFFNWNPYEDWLGGIRNYRLEVFNEATQSFEPVSDIGASFTEFIDRETDLPQREYCYRLLADESGGKELTSISNIVCVPIGPQIFYPNAFSPNGDQHNERFTITSLFVEEARIMIFNRWGEKLFESTDLNIGWDGLYKGKPVQEGVYVFRVEGIGYDGTLFSQAGTVTLIR, from the coding sequence ATGTTAAAACATACACACATCTATCTACTCTGCGTTTTCCTCTTGGGAACTTTTTTCCCTTTGCAGGCTCAAGTCGATTTTACTGCCAGTGTCAGTCAGGGATGTAGTCCCCAGGTGATTGTTTTTACGCCCAATGCCCCAGGCGCTACTTCCTATGAATGGGATTTGGGAAATGGAACCAACTCTAATGCGGTCAGTCCGGGAGTTACCTATATAAATCCGGGATTCTATACGGTTCGTATGCGAGCGATTTATCCGGGAGGGGGAACAAGGGAAATCACTAAAAGTAACTACATAGAGATTTTTGACAATCCCATTGCAGATTTTACCGCCAGTCCTATACAGATTTGTGAAGGAGAATCCGTTCAGTTTACCGACCAAACTCAGCCGGGCAGCAATCCCATTACTTCCTGGCTCTGGGATTTTGGAGATGGCGATACAGGAAGTGTACAAAACGTAAATCATATCTATACCAGCCCCGGGACCTTTAGTGTAAGCCTAATTGCCACAGATGTAAGAGGCTGTGAAGGAACGGAACAAAAGCAAGCCCTTATCATAGTGAATCCCAGGCCTGATGCCTCCTTTATCGCAGATAATGCTTTAGGCTGTGCAGCCCCTTTCCCTGTCAATTTTTTTAGCACAGGATCAGGTTCTGCTTTTACCCATTCCTGGGATTTGGGGAATGGACAGACCTCCAATCAGGTCAATCCTTCCACCACCTACAATGGAAATGGAAGCTTTGATGTTACCCACATTGTCAGCAGTCCTTTGGGATGTTCAGATACTGTTGTGAAGGCCGGTCTGATCAATGTAGGAAATGTACAGGTGAATATTCAGGTGAGTGATTCTGTAGCCTGTGTGGGACAAGCAGTAGATTTCTTTTGTGGAGGAGGCTTTGGCAGTGTAGTAAATTGGGACTTTGGAGTTCCGGGAGGAAGTAGCACGGATTGTAATGCCGTTTTTACCTACCGGACACCGGGCCTTTATACCGTAAACGTAACAATATTAGATCCCAGTGGATGTAGTTTTCAATCCAGTCAGCAAATCAGAGTGAGTACACCACCTACTCCTGATTTCTCAGTTTCGGATACCTTACTTTGTGAAGCTCCTCATATTACCAGCTTTACCAATAGCAGTTCTTCGGCCCTTTCCTATTTATGGGAATTTGGAGATGGAACCACTTCTACCGATCCTAATCCCACACACACCTATCCGACTTTGCCTATCAGTTCTCCAACGGGCCAGCCGTATTTGTATGATGTGAAATTGACAGCCTATAATGCGGATGGCTGCCCGGCTACCATCATTCGACCCAATAGGATAGTTACCGGACAAACCCAGGCAGCCTTCGCTGCTATTCCTCCGGAGGGCTGTGCACCTCTGTCTGTAAGCTTCCTGGAAGTTAGCCCAACTCCCTCAAGGGTCAATAGTTGGTTCTGGGATTTTGGAGATGGGACAACTTCGACAGATTCTATGCCTTCTCATGTGTATCCGGATACAGGTGTTTATACTATTACCCTCATCATTGATACGGAGCATGGATGTAGAGATACCCTGCGTAGAAGTAGAGGCGTGCAGGTAGGAGAAAAACCTATCGCTGATTTTGTAGCAAACAACTTTCAGCTTTGTGCCAGTGAATCCGTTGAATTCACGAATTTATCCATAGGTGCAGATAGTGCATTTTGGATTTTTGGAGATGGACAGAATTCGAGGATATATGAACCGACTCATGTTTTTCGGGATACCGGTCTGATGGATGTAACCTTGATCGCCTTTCATAATGGTTGTCCGGATACTTTGACAAGACCTCAATACATTGATATACTTTCTCCAGTTGCTGCCTTCCGTACTTCACCAAGCGGCTGCAGTATTCCTTATGTGCCCTTAATTGCAAATGAGTCTATAGATGCTCATCGATATTTATGGGATATGGGTGATGGAACTACCTATACCGATACGGTACCCGTTCATACCTACACCCAGGAAGGAAGTTATCAGATAAAACTCTATGCCTTCAATGATAGTACAGGCTGTGTGGATTCGGTTTCCCTTCCTCTCAATATTGAAACCATAGATCCCCAATTGAGATTCACTTCTCAAGGAGGCTGCAATCCCGTCATTCTTCAATTGGAAGATTCTACTTCAAATTCCATTGGACGGATATGGTATTTTGGAGATGGTGATTCCTCTTTCCTGAGAAACCCTATACATGTGTATACCGATCCGGGAGTATATAATCTGACTCTGATCACCTTTAATAGCGCAGGCTGTAATGAGCAGCTGAGCATTCCGGTTCCTGTTTCGGAACCGGTAGTCGATTTTCAGGTTTTGCCGGATGTACGGGGATGTGCACCCTATACAGTCCAGTTTGACAATCTTACAACTTCCGTCTCAAACGTAACAAATTGGCAATGGACCTTTGGGCCTGCGGGGGCTACTTCTACGGATGAGAATCCCATTTTTACCTATACAAATCCCGGGACTTATACCGTGAGTTTGATTGCCAGCGACACCCTCGGTTGTACCGATACCTTAACTCGAAGAAACTATATCTCTGTCTTTCAGGCCATAGCGAATTTCAATGCGGACGAACCCATCAACTGTGTCAACAATCCCATTACCTTTTTCAATACTTCTATTGGAAATGGCTTGAGTTATTTGTGGGACTTTGGAGATGGTACTACTTCGACCGTAACGAACCCCATTCATAGCTATACAGCTAATGGAGTCTATGATGTAAGTCTTACGGTTACGGACTTTAATGGCTGCGATAGTACGCTTTTTTTGCCCGGATACATCATAATAGCTGATCCTCTGATCTCTATTACGGCAGATACAACTGCTGCTGCCTGTCCTCCCCTATTGGTAAACTTTACCGCAAATGCCCTTTCTCCCCATAGCTTTACGGCCTGGAATTGGGACTTTGGCGATGGGGCCAGTTCTACCGGAATCAATCCTTCTCATTTGTATCTGGAAAGTGGAGACTTTGATGTGAGTCTGATGGGTACGACAACAGCGGGCTGTGTGGCGAATGTTGTAGAACCAGATTTTATCCAAATCGGAGGCCCTCAGGTAGATTTCTCCTTTACACCTGGAACGGCCTGTCCGGGTGAGCCCATTTCCTTTACTACCCAAAATGTGGTGAATGTGTCTCGCTTCATCTGGGACTTTCAAAATGGGACGCTCGATAGTGGTGCAAATGTCATCTACGCCTATCCGGATTCAGGCATTTACTATCCGATTTTGATCGCGGAAGATAATGCCGGATGCCAGGTCCTGATTCAGTCGCCAGACAGCATTTTAATTTATCCCAAACCTACAGCCGATTTCCTGATAAGTGCAGGTCAATTATGTGGAGGGGATACCCTGACCTTTACGGATCAAAGTACTTCTGATAATCAAATCGTCCTATGGGAATGGGATTTTGGCTTTACCACTTCCAATCTTCAAAACCCTACGGTCATTTTCTCAAATCCCGGCTCTTATGATATCCAATTGATCGTGACCAATCAGTCAGGATGTCGAGATACGATGATTCAGCCAGCAGGAGTGATAGTCGAACCGAATATTGATCCCACAGCTCCTGAAATTCGCTTCGTAAGTGTTTTGAGTGATTCTGAAATTGAGATCGAATACGATCCTTTTCCCAATACTTTTGATGACTTCCAGAGCTATATTTTGTATCGGGAAGATGCCGGGGGAAATTATATTCCCATCCAAACCATCAACAACCTTCAGACGACTCGATTTGTAGATCGGAGCCTGAATACCCGAAATACCAGCTATTGCTACAAACTTCAGGTAGCGAATGAATGCGGCAAAGTGTCTGACTTGACTACAGCCAATGAACATTGCAGCATCCTGCTTGAAACCCAAGGGGCTCTGGGACAGGTCAATCTGAATTGGTCTGACTATGTGGGCTGGCGGGAAGTGGAAAGGTACAGGCTATATAAAGTTCAGAATTATGGCCTGAGCAATATCCAGCTGATAGCTGAATTGCCGGGAACAGTTACAACTTATGAGGATACGGATGTCTTTTGTGAAGAAGAAGAGACCTATCGAGTGGAAGCATTCAAAGCCAATGATATCCTCATTTCCTGGAGCAATATCCAATCGGAAATGCCTTTGCATGAGGCCCCTACTCTCCCTATGGATCTTTGTTTGGCTACTGTCTTCGAAGACACTTTCGTCCAAATCCAGTGGAGCCCTCTTCCAGATATCCCCTATGCCCGTGAATTGATCATCGAAAAAGATGCAGGAAATGGATATACAGCGGTTTATCGACAGCCAGCTACCGATCCTGTTTTGAGCTGGACAGATGAAAGCGTAAAAGTTCATGATCAATCCTATCGCTATAGAGCCTATGTTACCGATAGTTGTGGGGAGCAAACACCTATAGGAAGGATCGCCCGGAGCATCTATTTGGAAGCCAATCGCCAGGTAGGAAATGTGTTTTTCAATTGGAATCCTTATGAAGACTGGCTGGGGGGAATTCGAAATTACCGATTGGAAGTTTTCAATGAAGCTACACAAAGCTTTGAGCCAGTCAGTGATATTGGTGCTTCTTTTACTGAATTCATTGATCGGGAAACCGACCTTCCTCAAAGAGAATATTGTTATCGTTTATTGGCAGATGAAAGTGGAGGAAAAGAACTCACAAGTATATCCAATATTGTTTGTGTTCCCATTGGCCCCCAGATTTTTTACCCCAATGCCTTTAGCCCAAACGGAGATCAACACAATGAAAGATTTACCATTACCAGCCTCTTTGTAGAGGAGGCAAGGATCATGATTTTCAATCGTTGGGGAGAAAAACTATTTGAGAGTACAGATCTAAATATTGGCTGGGATGGCCTCTATAAAGGAAAGCCTGTTCAGGAAGGAGTATATGTTTTTCGGGTGGAAGGAATCGGCTATGACGGAACCTTATTTAGCCAGGCGGGTACTGTCACCCTGATCAGGTAA
- a CDS encoding fatty acid desaturase, protein MNTTRQKEIKLKHRKEIISRYQKPDEFSKVLCDRADAYFIENGLCKHDGGAAVFMNLALALLFYLVPYLLLLAGMLPNIWWVLLLGVIQSNGFVMIGTNMHHGSHGSFHQNKHINKFVKKLVWIIGAADDIWFIQHVTLHHTHTNIHRVDGDLHSGEGSIYFSKYAETSWINRYQHIYGMALYGLSFLSRIIIADFKQLHMYCEKGYMNTRKKSYQRQLVQLIMSKIIFFGIVLVLPYLLGVPFVHALVLWLTCVIIAGFKLTPIFQLAHINEWAPQHLDEASGKDTFVRHQMKSSVDFYWGNNQTVDWLATMYWGGLNYQCIHHIWPKISYVHYPALAKILREVCDMKQFKDETYHRLPYKEVLSSHVRTLKKIGFQIGPELMEG, encoded by the coding sequence ATGAACACTACTAGGCAGAAAGAAATAAAGCTCAAACACAGAAAGGAGATCATAAGTCGCTACCAAAAGCCCGATGAATTTAGTAAAGTGCTATGCGATCGAGCGGATGCTTATTTTATCGAAAATGGCTTATGCAAACATGACGGAGGCGCAGCCGTCTTTATGAATCTTGCCCTTGCACTCTTATTTTACCTGGTCCCCTATCTACTATTACTGGCAGGGATGTTACCTAATATTTGGTGGGTCTTATTGCTGGGCGTGATACAGAGTAATGGCTTTGTCATGATCGGCACCAATATGCATCATGGAAGTCATGGTTCCTTCCACCAAAACAAACACATCAATAAGTTTGTGAAGAAATTGGTCTGGATCATTGGCGCCGCTGACGACATCTGGTTTATTCAACATGTTACCCTTCATCATACGCACACAAATATTCATAGAGTAGATGGTGATCTGCACTCAGGAGAAGGCTCTATCTATTTTTCCAAGTATGCCGAAACGTCCTGGATTAACCGATACCAGCATATTTATGGAATGGCACTTTATGGCTTGAGTTTCCTGTCTCGAATTATAATCGCCGATTTCAAGCAGCTCCATATGTATTGTGAGAAAGGCTATATGAACACCCGAAAAAAGTCCTATCAGCGCCAACTTGTGCAACTGATCATGTCCAAGATCATATTTTTTGGGATTGTACTTGTACTCCCATACTTGTTGGGAGTTCCCTTTGTGCATGCTTTGGTATTATGGCTTACTTGTGTAATTATTGCCGGCTTCAAATTGACCCCCATTTTTCAACTCGCTCATATCAATGAGTGGGCGCCTCAACACCTGGATGAAGCATCAGGAAAGGACACTTTTGTGCGTCATCAAATGAAAAGCTCCGTAGATTTTTATTGGGGAAATAATCAAACGGTCGATTGGCTGGCAACTATGTATTGGGGCGGTTTGAACTACCAGTGCATTCATCATATTTGGCCCAAAATCTCATACGTTCATTACCCCGCTCTGGCAAAAATCCTTCGAGAGGTATGCGATATGAAGCAATTCAAAGATGAAACCTACCATAGACTGCCCTATAAAGAGGTCTTGTCATCACACGTCCGGACCCTCAAGAAAATAGGTTTTCAGATTGGACCGGAACTTATGGAAGGTTAA
- a CDS encoding VWA domain-containing protein yields MPTNRWLRIEEELSDFIQKSDLMTEALRRFAAELLYFHLLDPGFDAIPKVKHSEIPQSYPNWARLFIRILENKSLRDLTLNNEDLALSIARETLSWIGQTNQDYSSVHEYVKEEKDFNSLNRVLRSRDLSSWQGQLRTLKELYPKQSTNWDFYEKALSRENAGIQEAASPNNRTEQNLLIIRQNILNDWSELLGRKKSRHEEDYLEESLNSYFKDLKGKVSKLEELGELLAPFYNFLGQIWNDSLSNWNKIDWDEMEEYAKSLERDSQLRELADILGRWQKQAKVVEEKKVMKAIPRQKWKPSPYGKSEIVGIHHSDHLSAMLPSEITYLSSPQMELIWSKKYIEKKLLTFKYRSIEESGTEEIQEEVIQKSETKKQGPMILCIDTSGSMFGRPERIAKALALALLNIALPQKRKAFLISFSTGFQALELTGMENDHGRLIDFLRMSFHGGTDIQPALDETLKILEKESYHTADVLVISDFVIPRIDRKMFDAIQDTRRKRGTRFHSLFITRRPDPDLPPLPIFDNHWVYDIDNPAVMRQTIDHFQTFERLQEMDI; encoded by the coding sequence ATGCCTACGAATCGATGGTTAAGGATTGAGGAAGAACTCAGTGATTTCATCCAGAAATCGGATTTGATGACGGAAGCCTTGCGAAGGTTTGCGGCAGAGCTTCTGTATTTTCATCTCCTCGATCCCGGCTTCGATGCCATTCCCAAGGTAAAGCATTCCGAGATTCCTCAAAGCTATCCCAATTGGGCCAGACTCTTCATTCGCATTTTGGAGAATAAATCCTTGCGTGATCTCACCTTGAACAATGAAGACCTTGCCTTGAGCATTGCCCGGGAGACCCTTTCATGGATCGGTCAAACCAATCAGGATTATAGTTCTGTCCATGAGTATGTTAAAGAAGAGAAGGACTTCAATTCCTTGAATCGCGTTTTGCGAAGCAGGGACTTGAGCAGCTGGCAGGGGCAATTGAGGACGCTTAAAGAGCTGTATCCCAAACAATCGACCAATTGGGATTTTTATGAGAAAGCCCTTTCCCGCGAAAATGCAGGAATACAGGAAGCGGCATCTCCCAATAATCGGACAGAGCAAAACCTGCTTATTATTCGTCAAAACATCCTCAATGACTGGTCGGAATTATTGGGCCGAAAAAAAAGCCGGCATGAAGAGGATTATTTAGAAGAAAGCCTGAACAGTTATTTCAAAGACCTCAAAGGCAAAGTATCCAAGCTGGAAGAACTGGGTGAACTACTGGCTCCTTTTTACAACTTCCTCGGACAGATTTGGAACGACTCCCTCAGCAATTGGAATAAGATCGATTGGGATGAAATGGAGGAATATGCCAAAAGCCTTGAGCGCGATTCACAACTCCGGGAACTGGCAGACATCCTGGGGCGTTGGCAGAAACAGGCCAAAGTAGTCGAGGAGAAAAAAGTCATGAAGGCCATTCCCCGACAAAAATGGAAGCCCAGTCCCTATGGAAAGTCAGAGATAGTCGGCATCCATCATAGCGATCATTTGTCTGCCATGCTTCCTTCGGAAATTACCTATCTGAGCTCTCCACAAATGGAACTCATTTGGTCCAAAAAATACATCGAAAAGAAGTTGCTCACCTTCAAATACAGATCGATAGAGGAAAGCGGCACAGAAGAAATACAGGAAGAAGTCATTCAAAAATCTGAGACCAAAAAACAGGGTCCGATGATCCTTTGTATTGATACCAGCGGTTCGATGTTTGGCCGCCCCGAACGCATCGCAAAGGCTCTCGCTTTAGCTTTGCTCAATATCGCCCTCCCTCAAAAACGCAAGGCCTTTCTCATTTCCTTTTCCACGGGATTTCAGGCCTTAGAATTGACAGGTATGGAGAATGATCACGGGCGTCTGATCGATTTCCTGCGCATGAGCTTTCATGGAGGGACAGATATTCAACCGGCCCTGGATGAAACCCTCAAAATTCTGGAGAAGGAATCCTATCATACCGCAGATGTTTTGGTCATCTCTGATTTTGTTATTCCTCGCATCGACAGAAAGATGTTTGATGCCATACAGGATACTCGCCGAAAAAGAGGCACTCGTTTCCACAGCCTTTTTATCACCCGCCGGCCTGATCCGGATCTCCCTCCCCTACCCATTTTTGACAATCATTGGGTTTACGACATAGACAATCCGGCAGTCATGCGCCAGACGATTGATCACTTTCAGACGTTTGAGCGTTTGCAGGAGATGGATATTTGA
- a CDS encoding SDR family oxidoreductase encodes MKIAVCAASGQLGSAIISALKKAVDPRQIVALARTPEKAAHHGVELRKGDYTLKADFDEALQDIDAVLLLSANGEPMARIPQHRNVINAAKEAGVKKIVYTSVGGDFGPVVKSNRQTEEDIKASGLQYAIGRNGIYIEPDVDYIETYKRDGKITNSAGDGKCAYTSRDELGAAYAKMLLEDVHNGQTYSLTGEAITQYQLADYLNLAFGTNLVYEPMSVEEYEKERKAELGDFLGGVIAAIYGSIRRGDFDTPSDYEKAAGRPHIGWEDYFRGLQQLA; translated from the coding sequence ATGAAAATCGCCGTATGCGCCGCCAGTGGACAATTAGGTTCTGCCATTATCAGCGCTCTTAAGAAAGCCGTTGATCCCCGTCAAATTGTTGCTTTAGCCCGAACTCCCGAAAAGGCTGCTCATCATGGAGTTGAGCTGCGAAAGGGAGACTATACGCTAAAGGCTGATTTTGACGAAGCACTACAAGATATCGATGCAGTTCTTCTCCTTTCAGCTAATGGCGAACCCATGGCTCGCATTCCTCAACACAGAAATGTGATCAATGCCGCCAAAGAAGCCGGAGTAAAAAAGATTGTCTATACGAGTGTCGGAGGAGACTTTGGGCCGGTAGTGAAAAGCAATCGACAGACGGAAGAAGACATAAAAGCCAGTGGTTTGCAATATGCGATTGGGCGAAATGGCATCTATATAGAGCCGGATGTGGACTATATCGAAACCTATAAGCGCGACGGAAAAATCACAAACAGTGCTGGAGATGGAAAGTGTGCTTATACGAGTCGGGATGAATTGGGTGCAGCTTATGCGAAAATGTTATTGGAGGATGTGCATAATGGGCAGACCTATTCTTTGACGGGGGAAGCCATTACTCAATACCAATTGGCAGATTATTTGAATCTGGCCTTCGGAACAAATCTGGTCTATGAACCGATGAGTGTTGAGGAGTATGAAAAAGAAAGAAAGGCTGAATTAGGGGATTTTCTGGGAGGGGTAATTGCTGCGATTTATGGAAGCATCCGCCGAGGTGATTTTGATACACCTTCAGATTATGAAAAAGCTGCTGGAAGGCCGCATATAGGTTGGGAAGATTATTTTAGGGGATTGCAGCAGTTGGCTTAG